The following proteins are co-located in the Myxocyprinus asiaticus isolate MX2 ecotype Aquarium Trade chromosome 18, UBuf_Myxa_2, whole genome shotgun sequence genome:
- the LOC127455759 gene encoding serine/threonine-protein kinase ULK3-like isoform X2, which translates to MAACFALPKLKDFILTEKLGSGTYATVYKAYRKTDSREAVAVKVVSKKSLNKTSMENLLTEIEILKTVRHPHIVQLKDFLWDGDNIYLILEWCSGGDLSSFIRSRRILPERVARRCLQQIACALQFLHEKNISHLDLKPQNILLSGNVLKLADFGFAQYMSPWDEQHALRGSPLYMAPEMVCSRHYDARVDLWSVGVILYEALFGRAPFASRSFAELEGKIRSEKPVELPSGVHVSRDCRDLLLRLLERDPDARITFDEFFLHPFVDLEHMPSADSLAKAKALVLQAVQKDQDGERSAALSLYCSALEHFVPAIHYETDRQRKEVLRQKVNQYVSRAEELKALVKSDNRISFEQAKSTRNILIEMSRDQPRLRAALELASTAVAREESGAEDYDTLDLYQQSLGELLLALAAESQGRRRELLHGEIKSLMSRAEYFKELIKMRETQTDELLKKDAAAESVRSSCCLQ; encoded by the exons ATGGCTGCGtgtttcgctctgccgaagctcAAGGATTTTATTCTCACCGAGAAACTGGGAAGCGGCACATATGCGACAGTTTATAAAGCCTACAGAAAA aCTGACAGCCGAGAGGCAGTGGCTGTGAAGGTGGTCAGTAAGAAAAGTCTCAATAAAACATCAATGGAAAATCTGTTGACAGAAATTGAAATCCTGAAAACAGTTCGTCATCCTCACATTGTGCAGCTCAAAGATTTTCTG TGGGACGGCGATAATATCTATCTGATTCTGGAATGGTGTTCCGGAGGAGATTTGTCCAGTTTTATCCGCAGTCGTAGGATTCTTCCAGAGAGAGTGGCCCGTCGCTGCCTCCAGCAGATTG catgtGCTCTTCAGTTTCTCCATGAGAAGAACATCTCTCATTTGGACCTCAAACCTCAGAACATTCTACTGAGTGGAAACGTGTTAAAGCTCGCAG ATTTTGGCTTTGCGCAGTACATGTCCCCATGGGATGAGCAGCATGCTCTGCGAGGCTCTCCACTCTACATGGCTCCAGAGATGGTGTGCAGTCGACATTATGATGCTCGAGTTGATCTCTGGTCTGTTGGGGTCATTCTTTATG AGGCTTTATTTGGTCGAGCTCCATTTGCCTCTCGTTCGTTCGCTGAACTGGAGGGGAAAATCCGAAGTGAGAAACCAGTCGAG ctgCCGTCTGGAGTGCATGTTTCTCGTGACTGCAGAGATCTGCTGCTGCGGCTGCTGGAGAGAGATCCGGATGCTCGCATCACATTTGATGAGTTTTTCTTGCATCCCTTCGTAGACCTGGAACACATGCCCAGTGCAGACAGCCTCGCAAAggcc AAAGCACTGGTGTTGCAGGCCGTTCAGAAGGATCAGGATGGAGAGCGATCTGCTGCGTTATCACTGTACTGTAGCGCACTTGAACACTTTGTTCCTGCTATTCATT atGAAACTGACCGACAGAGGAAGGAAGTGCTGAGACAAAAA GTGAATCAGTATGTTTCTCGCGCTGAGGAACTCAAAGCTCTTGTCAAATCAGACAACAGGATCAGTTTCGAGCAGGCAAAGTCAACCAGGAATATACTAATAG AAATGTCTAGAGATCAGCCACGTTTACGAGCTGCCCTAGAGTTAGCATCCACCGCTGTTGCCCGG GAGGAGAGTGGTGCGGAGGACTATGACACTTTAGATTTATATCAGCAGAGTTTGGGTGAGCTGCTGCTGGCGCTAGCGG cTGAATCTCAAGGCCGTCGGCGTGAGCTGCTCCATGGCGAG ATTAAAAGTCTAATGAGTCGAGCTGAATACTTCAAAGAGCTGATTAAG ATGCGGGAAACTCAGACCGATGAATTGCTGAAGAAAGATGCTGCTGCTGAATCAGTGAGATCCT cCTGTTGTTTACAGTGA
- the LOC127455759 gene encoding serine/threonine-protein kinase ULK3-like isoform X1, with product MAACFALPKLKDFILTEKLGSGTYATVYKAYRKTDSREAVAVKVVSKKSLNKTSMENLLTEIEILKTVRHPHIVQLKDFLWDGDNIYLILEWCSGGDLSSFIRSRRILPERVARRCLQQIACALQFLHEKNISHLDLKPQNILLSGNVLKLADFGFAQYMSPWDEQHALRGSPLYMAPEMVCSRHYDARVDLWSVGVILYEALFGRAPFASRSFAELEGKIRSEKPVELPSGVHVSRDCRDLLLRLLERDPDARITFDEFFLHPFVDLEHMPSADSLAKAVSVCKALVLQAVQKDQDGERSAALSLYCSALEHFVPAIHYETDRQRKEVLRQKVNQYVSRAEELKALVKSDNRISFEQAKSTRNILIEMSRDQPRLRAALELASTAVAREESGAEDYDTLDLYQQSLGELLLALAAESQGRRRELLHGEIKSLMSRAEYFKELIKMRETQTDELLKKDAAAESVRSSCCLQ from the exons ATGGCTGCGtgtttcgctctgccgaagctcAAGGATTTTATTCTCACCGAGAAACTGGGAAGCGGCACATATGCGACAGTTTATAAAGCCTACAGAAAA aCTGACAGCCGAGAGGCAGTGGCTGTGAAGGTGGTCAGTAAGAAAAGTCTCAATAAAACATCAATGGAAAATCTGTTGACAGAAATTGAAATCCTGAAAACAGTTCGTCATCCTCACATTGTGCAGCTCAAAGATTTTCTG TGGGACGGCGATAATATCTATCTGATTCTGGAATGGTGTTCCGGAGGAGATTTGTCCAGTTTTATCCGCAGTCGTAGGATTCTTCCAGAGAGAGTGGCCCGTCGCTGCCTCCAGCAGATTG catgtGCTCTTCAGTTTCTCCATGAGAAGAACATCTCTCATTTGGACCTCAAACCTCAGAACATTCTACTGAGTGGAAACGTGTTAAAGCTCGCAG ATTTTGGCTTTGCGCAGTACATGTCCCCATGGGATGAGCAGCATGCTCTGCGAGGCTCTCCACTCTACATGGCTCCAGAGATGGTGTGCAGTCGACATTATGATGCTCGAGTTGATCTCTGGTCTGTTGGGGTCATTCTTTATG AGGCTTTATTTGGTCGAGCTCCATTTGCCTCTCGTTCGTTCGCTGAACTGGAGGGGAAAATCCGAAGTGAGAAACCAGTCGAG ctgCCGTCTGGAGTGCATGTTTCTCGTGACTGCAGAGATCTGCTGCTGCGGCTGCTGGAGAGAGATCCGGATGCTCGCATCACATTTGATGAGTTTTTCTTGCATCCCTTCGTAGACCTGGAACACATGCCCAGTGCAGACAGCCTCGCAAAggccgtgagtgtgtgt AAAGCACTGGTGTTGCAGGCCGTTCAGAAGGATCAGGATGGAGAGCGATCTGCTGCGTTATCACTGTACTGTAGCGCACTTGAACACTTTGTTCCTGCTATTCATT atGAAACTGACCGACAGAGGAAGGAAGTGCTGAGACAAAAA GTGAATCAGTATGTTTCTCGCGCTGAGGAACTCAAAGCTCTTGTCAAATCAGACAACAGGATCAGTTTCGAGCAGGCAAAGTCAACCAGGAATATACTAATAG AAATGTCTAGAGATCAGCCACGTTTACGAGCTGCCCTAGAGTTAGCATCCACCGCTGTTGCCCGG GAGGAGAGTGGTGCGGAGGACTATGACACTTTAGATTTATATCAGCAGAGTTTGGGTGAGCTGCTGCTGGCGCTAGCGG cTGAATCTCAAGGCCGTCGGCGTGAGCTGCTCCATGGCGAG ATTAAAAGTCTAATGAGTCGAGCTGAATACTTCAAAGAGCTGATTAAG ATGCGGGAAACTCAGACCGATGAATTGCTGAAGAAAGATGCTGCTGCTGAATCAGTGAGATCCT cCTGTTGTTTACAGTGA